One Vallitalea pronyensis genomic region harbors:
- a CDS encoding DUF4489 domain-containing protein, protein MINDYCSKNGHKKVCLTCGQGTGSRTFTSVDDMPHQLAYVTIDKAFLHKSEILIKFSSLVKMEALASGATIRLRYELFRVGCNKQPQALGTWMYEEVGSAPVVFEEQEESFSFIYCEDIDLAACCDYFVQVTLVEVNEALVTVSNGRIAAFIQTDVSYSCCDMDLICGQGNGSVVFRQATIAQAPVTIAHVATDTSCLFKPDVFIEFSSVISSAFRVQNVLLEFELFRVCDDGIPLSLGVWRFERTNTNVPSAIDNAFSFIFCDKMVSSGCYEYFVTVRGIQLDVGAPGIYLGVTVDNARITAITQLSTSDLHENNHMKDTFNKNKPNIDKAKNLALECGRGVGSTTFTSSSDPAFQLAHIAIDTSCLCKPTVNIEFSSIVSFENLVDEGNAQLRYELFRVCNNSEPISLGIWFISRIDFRIIDQSTNSFDFIYCDRINCPSCCDYFVTVKPVDITEGDISVSVSNGRMAALLQEG, encoded by the coding sequence ATGATAAATGATTACTGTAGTAAAAATGGACATAAAAAAGTGTGTCTAACATGTGGTCAAGGAACTGGAAGCAGAACCTTTACATCTGTTGATGATATGCCACATCAATTAGCTTATGTAACAATTGATAAAGCTTTTTTACATAAATCAGAGATTTTAATAAAATTTTCTAGTCTTGTAAAAATGGAGGCATTAGCGAGCGGGGCTACAATTCGCTTACGCTATGAATTATTTAGAGTAGGTTGTAACAAACAACCACAAGCCTTGGGTACTTGGATGTATGAAGAGGTTGGAAGCGCTCCTGTGGTTTTTGAGGAACAAGAAGAATCCTTTAGTTTTATCTATTGTGAAGATATAGACCTTGCTGCATGTTGTGACTATTTTGTACAAGTTACACTTGTTGAAGTCAATGAAGCATTGGTAACAGTAAGCAATGGAAGAATCGCTGCATTTATACAAACTGACGTTTCCTATAGTTGTTGTGATATGGATTTAATATGCGGTCAAGGAAATGGCAGTGTGGTTTTTAGACAGGCAACCATAGCACAAGCACCTGTGACAATAGCCCACGTTGCAACAGATACATCCTGTTTATTTAAACCAGATGTGTTCATTGAGTTTTCTAGTGTTATTAGTAGTGCGTTTAGGGTACAAAATGTTCTTTTAGAATTTGAATTGTTCCGAGTATGTGATGATGGTATTCCCTTAAGTCTCGGTGTTTGGAGATTTGAGAGAACCAACACAAATGTACCATCCGCTATTGATAATGCGTTTAGTTTTATCTTTTGCGATAAAATGGTCTCTTCAGGATGTTATGAATATTTTGTGACTGTTAGAGGCATTCAGTTAGATGTGGGAGCCCCAGGCATTTATTTAGGTGTAACCGTTGATAATGCCAGAATAACAGCAATCACTCAGTTATCAACATCAGATTTACATGAGAATAATCATATGAAAGATACGTTTAACAAGAATAAGCCAAATATTGATAAGGCTAAAAATTTAGCACTAGAATGTGGTAGGGGTGTAGGAAGTACAACATTTACTTCATCGAGTGATCCAGCTTTTCAGTTAGCCCATATAGCAATCGATACAAGCTGTTTGTGCAAGCCCACTGTCAATATTGAGTTTTCAAGTATTGTAAGTTTTGAAAATCTTGTGGATGAAGGAAATGCCCAATTGCGATATGAATTATTTAGAGTATGCAATAATAGTGAACCTATATCATTAGGTATCTGGTTTATATCTCGAATAGACTTTAGAATTATTGATCAATCAACTAATTCGTTTGATTTCATTTATTGCGATCGTATAAATTGTCCTTCTTGCTGTGATTACTTCGTGACTGTTAAGCCTGTAGACATAACAGAAGGCGATATTTCTGTAAGCGTTAGCAATGGAAGAATGGCTGCCTTGCTTCAAGAAGGATAG
- a CDS encoding DUF4489 domain-containing protein, producing MSGYIKCNKDYKNDCCCSKEKDCAVCKPLSPCPKKILLECGTTGSTMMFTATGQTFTAAHVAVDTSCFCKPHIDLMFTSQVSAVLTPIADVNQIVDAEVVLLYELVCKRNGGSEITIGSWTFRRFFSAALISTTGEVPQALETTDTFSFNTCMCASPCTGCTDYSVRVTAVTVSQDSTLTNNASATVSMGQLVAKVQNC from the coding sequence GTGTCAGGGTATATAAAGTGTAATAAGGACTATAAAAATGATTGTTGTTGCAGTAAAGAAAAAGATTGTGCTGTATGCAAACCATTAAGTCCATGTCCTAAGAAAATATTATTAGAATGCGGTACAACAGGTAGTACAATGATGTTTACAGCTACTGGTCAAACATTTACAGCGGCTCATGTTGCTGTCGATACATCATGTTTTTGCAAACCTCATATAGACCTTATGTTTACCAGTCAGGTTAGTGCAGTATTAACCCCTATTGCTGATGTCAATCAAATTGTTGATGCAGAAGTTGTTTTGCTATATGAATTGGTATGTAAACGTAATGGAGGAAGTGAAATAACAATCGGTAGTTGGACTTTTAGAAGATTTTTTTCCGCAGCTTTAATTAGTACAACTGGTGAAGTGCCACAAGCATTAGAAACTACGGACACCTTTAGCTTTAATACATGTATGTGTGCATCACCTTGTACAGGATGTACAGATTATTCCGTAAGAGTCACTGCTGTAACAGTAAGCCAAGACAGTACGTTAACTAATAATGCAAGTGCAACTGTTTCCATGGGACAACTTGTAGCCAAAGTTCAAAACTGTTAG